A genomic region of Sphingobium sp. HWE2-09 contains the following coding sequences:
- a CDS encoding 2OG-Fe dioxygenase family protein: protein MSDTDSLPPIEHALIRDGYARLPGAALFDQLGIARSDWDSLAASWNDLGPDLYMADGGRYRRRRHAAFALQKGRFTRKPHQPHYQSRDYNPLNGDVQRWFDPVEDATVANPALQSIFAFCADSFDPACSGDWHVEMHQFRIEAKPGETGRPTPEGMHRDGVDHVLVMLVERRNVREGVTRIGAPDGTPLGEFTLTGAGDTMLIDDHRILHGVTAIHAVNPAHPAWRDALVVTFSSPARGGGPIA, encoded by the coding sequence ATGAGTGACACGGACAGCCTGCCCCCAATCGAACACGCCTTGATCCGGGACGGCTATGCCCGCCTCCCCGGCGCAGCGCTGTTCGATCAACTCGGCATCGCCCGATCCGACTGGGACAGCCTCGCCGCCAGCTGGAACGATCTTGGTCCCGACCTCTATATGGCCGATGGCGGCCGCTACCGCCGTCGCCGCCACGCCGCCTTCGCGCTCCAAAAGGGCCGCTTCACCCGCAAGCCGCACCAGCCCCACTATCAAAGCCGCGACTATAACCCCCTCAACGGCGACGTACAGCGCTGGTTCGATCCGGTCGAGGACGCCACGGTCGCCAACCCGGCGCTGCAATCTATCTTCGCCTTCTGCGCCGACAGTTTCGATCCGGCCTGCTCAGGCGATTGGCACGTCGAAATGCACCAGTTCCGCATCGAAGCGAAACCCGGCGAAACCGGCCGCCCCACGCCCGAGGGCATGCACCGCGACGGCGTCGATCATGTGCTGGTGATGCTGGTAGAACGGCGCAACGTCCGCGAAGGCGTCACCCGCATCGGCGCGCCCGACGGCACGCCGCTGGGCGAATTCACGCTGACGGGGGCGGGCGACACGATGCTGATCGACGATCATCGCATCCTGCACGGTGTCACGGCAATCCACGCGGTGAACCCGGCGCACCCCGCCTGGCGGGATGCGCTGGTAGTGACTTTTTCCTCCCCGGCACGGGGAGGGGGACCGATCGCGTAG
- a CDS encoding LysR family transcriptional regulator, with protein sequence MDNRFGDVETFLMVAGEGSFAAAAKALRLTPSAVSRSIARLEQRLGVALVRRTTRSLALTREGQVYHDKMIAILGDMFEAESSLLAEGQGPRGLLRINASPSFGIECLIPILPRFGDLHPGVTVDLTLTDAVVDLVEERADIAIRIGPLRDTRLRAKKLGHSRMVLVASPDYLARRGTPATPDDLDGHDCLRFSFRRSVDSWPFRVGGKLVQRPVQGHFFGNSGEVVRRMAIAGGGIARHGRFHVASDLREGRLVEVLGDYDAGDGEDIHALYSAEDRGAARVRAFLDFMEEALVVEG encoded by the coding sequence ATGGATAACCGGTTCGGCGACGTCGAGACTTTCCTGATGGTGGCGGGCGAAGGCAGCTTTGCCGCCGCCGCCAAGGCTTTGAGATTGACGCCCTCGGCGGTGAGCCGCTCGATCGCGCGGCTGGAACAGCGGCTGGGCGTGGCGCTGGTCCGGCGGACGACGCGGTCGCTGGCACTGACGCGTGAGGGGCAGGTCTATCACGACAAGATGATCGCGATATTGGGCGATATGTTCGAGGCGGAGAGCAGCCTGCTGGCGGAAGGGCAGGGGCCGCGCGGGCTGCTGCGGATCAATGCGTCGCCTTCGTTCGGGATCGAATGTCTGATCCCGATCCTGCCGCGCTTTGGCGACTTGCATCCGGGCGTGACCGTGGACCTGACGCTGACCGATGCGGTGGTGGACCTGGTCGAGGAGCGTGCGGATATCGCGATCCGTATCGGGCCGCTGCGCGACACGCGGTTGCGCGCGAAGAAGCTGGGGCATAGCCGCATGGTGCTGGTCGCCAGCCCGGATTATCTGGCGCGGCGGGGGACGCCGGCGACACCGGACGATCTGGATGGGCATGATTGCCTGCGCTTCAGTTTCCGCCGGTCGGTGGATAGCTGGCCGTTCCGGGTCGGCGGCAAGCTGGTGCAGCGGCCGGTGCAGGGGCACTTCTTCGGCAATTCGGGCGAGGTGGTGCGGCGCATGGCGATCGCAGGCGGTGGCATTGCGCGGCACGGGCGCTTTCATGTGGCGAGCGATTTGCGCGAAGGGCGACTGGTCGAAGTGCTGGGCGATTATGATGCGGGGGACGGGGAGGATATTCACGCGCTGTATTCGGCGGAGGATCGCGGCGCGGCGCGGGTGCGGGCGTTTCTGGATTTTATGGAGGAGGCGTTGGTGGTGGAGGGGTGA
- a CDS encoding ribbon-helix-helix domain-containing protein, translating into MRSTQQFSVTLPNDMAADVRAKVASGAYASESEVIRDGLRALQARERAVENWLSNVALPAYDAYQADPSRGVSTDEVRAGLSARRDRATARD; encoded by the coding sequence ATGCGATCCACCCAACAGTTCAGCGTGACATTGCCAAACGACATGGCAGCCGACGTGCGGGCCAAGGTTGCGTCAGGCGCTTATGCCAGCGAAAGCGAAGTCATTCGCGATGGATTGCGGGCGCTTCAGGCGCGTGAGCGCGCAGTCGAAAACTGGCTGAGTAATGTCGCTCTACCAGCCTATGACGCCTATCAAGCCGATCCGTCACGGGGCGTGTCGACTGACGAGGTGAGGGCTGGGCTTTCCGCCCGGCGGGATCGAGCGACCGCGCGCGACTGA
- a CDS encoding type II toxin-antitoxin system RelE/ParE family toxin yields the protein MHRIVFTSEAQHQINAIYDYVAQAASHNIARRFTDAILSHIDGLADYPSIGTPRNDVRPGLRTLVHRRRVTIAFMVEDQAVVVIGFYYGGQDFATLLRDEGL from the coding sequence ATGCATCGCATCGTCTTTACATCCGAGGCGCAGCATCAGATCAATGCGATCTACGATTATGTCGCACAGGCAGCTTCGCATAATATTGCCCGGCGCTTTACCGACGCAATCCTGTCCCATATCGATGGATTGGCGGATTATCCGTCGATCGGCACACCACGCAATGATGTGCGGCCGGGTTTGCGCACGTTGGTGCATCGCCGCCGGGTGACGATCGCCTTCATGGTCGAGGACCAAGCGGTCGTGGTCATCGGTTTCTATTATGGTGGGCAGGATTTCGCGACGTTATTGCGCGACGAAGGTCTTTAG
- a CDS encoding helix-turn-helix domain-containing protein produces the protein MARGNRIFAGPRLRQLRLDHRMDQATMAQALGISVSYLSQMENDDRPLTAKVKAALASAFPTDWASFDSREEEQLLGAFTYALGHPELPGTQMEPERIEKLHLQFPEFAARYVDLYNAHMRANERINMIEEAIANDHEVQARLPWEAARDWFHEAGNYVHAIDCLAEDMAESFTAGQTLDEGMLVEALARRHGIETLIADTPDSALRSYTSSTKKLFINAALPTESRKFMLAHQLMMLEGQAVIADVVTRAALPVPGADRLLAIGLGNYAAGALLMPYAAFREAARAMRHDIDRLARTFGVSFEQACHRLSTLQRPGLRGIPFFFCRVDMAGNITKRHSATRLQFARFGGACPLWNVHEAVAVPDRINVQLGETPDGVRYVSMAKGLVKPSGSYKRTPRRFAVVLGCETAHAANFVYADGLHLAEEGAATPIGITCRLCPRQSCDQRAFPPADRPIHVDPDNRQIVPYWIG, from the coding sequence ATGGCACGCGGCAATCGTATCTTCGCAGGCCCACGTCTGCGCCAACTGCGCCTGGACCACCGCATGGACCAAGCTACCATGGCGCAGGCGCTGGGCATATCCGTCTCTTATCTCAGCCAGATGGAAAATGATGATCGCCCCCTGACCGCGAAGGTCAAGGCCGCGCTCGCCAGCGCCTTTCCCACCGACTGGGCCAGCTTCGACAGTCGGGAGGAGGAGCAACTTCTCGGTGCCTTCACCTATGCGCTCGGCCACCCCGAACTGCCCGGCACGCAAATGGAGCCGGAACGGATCGAGAAACTTCACCTGCAATTCCCCGAATTTGCCGCCCGTTATGTCGATCTCTACAACGCCCATATGCGCGCCAACGAACGCATCAACATGATCGAGGAGGCGATCGCCAACGATCATGAGGTCCAGGCCCGCCTCCCCTGGGAGGCCGCGCGCGACTGGTTCCACGAAGCGGGCAATTATGTCCACGCCATCGACTGCCTGGCCGAAGACATGGCCGAAAGTTTCACCGCCGGGCAGACGCTGGACGAAGGCATGCTGGTCGAAGCGCTCGCCCGCCGCCACGGCATCGAAACGCTGATCGCCGACACCCCTGACAGCGCGCTACGCTCCTACACCAGCAGCACGAAGAAGCTGTTCATCAACGCCGCCCTCCCCACCGAAAGCCGCAAGTTCATGCTCGCGCACCAGCTCATGATGCTGGAGGGGCAGGCGGTGATCGCGGACGTGGTGACCAGGGCCGCCCTGCCCGTCCCCGGCGCCGACCGGCTGCTGGCGATCGGCCTGGGCAATTATGCCGCAGGCGCACTGCTCATGCCTTATGCCGCTTTCCGCGAAGCCGCCCGCGCGATGCGCCACGATATCGACCGGCTGGCCCGCACCTTCGGCGTCAGCTTCGAACAGGCCTGCCATCGCCTCTCCACCCTGCAACGCCCCGGCCTGCGCGGCATCCCCTTCTTCTTCTGCCGGGTCGACATGGCGGGCAACATCACCAAACGCCACAGCGCCACCCGCCTGCAATTCGCCCGCTTCGGCGGCGCCTGCCCGCTATGGAACGTCCATGAAGCCGTCGCCGTACCCGACCGCATCAATGTGCAACTGGGCGAAACGCCCGACGGCGTGCGCTACGTGTCGATGGCGAAGGGGCTGGTGAAACCCTCTGGCAGCTACAAACGCACCCCCCGCCGCTTCGCCGTCGTCCTGGGCTGCGAAACCGCCCACGCCGCCAACTTCGTCTATGCCGACGGCCTGCATCTGGCGGAGGAGGGCGCCGCCACCCCCATCGGCATCACCTGCCGCCTCTGCCCCCGCCAAAGCTGCGACCAACGCGCGTTTCCGCCTGCCGACCGCCCGATCCATGTCGATCCGGACAACCGCCAGATCGTGCCTTACTGGATCGGGTGA